One genomic region from Yamadazyma tenuis chromosome 4, complete sequence encodes:
- the PTM1 gene encoding Membrane protein ptm1 (COG:S; EggNog:ENOG503NXD6; BUSCO:EOG092625OH), which translates to MKVLIPLLLVCQLLLGCAANRAVYDDSLNSQVCVGMYSKHDWGGSYKPQINLKLSRFGKDKYKKNKKISEQPHTEDIKMTYIIFEYQDFHSIGYHFDDGQVKYICDDTAINSLGICDQKQKGKFIINNNSTKNTILTNQLTHLGQANFSYPINETGFYCVSTFVEDETIKYNGIINFQNAFGQLSASEIPKLPAYGILTLLYAIAIGLFGFQFFKKRKANQILPLQRYLLAMLGLLTFDTLVVWSYYDLLNRSKNPSSGFVIFYMAFLSILNSLKLTFSFFLLLCIALGYGVVVVKLDKKIMLKCKILAGFHFVASLLYLFSSYYNDSVASINSTSSFDDDSSDELLALLPLIPVTVTLCIYYAMILISIKKTTANLNKQRQVIKLKLYESLFRIIFLSFFLTFAGILVASFIFLSMSTTQLIEQSWKSTFFIFEFAPSVIYFIIFMGIAWLWRPTETSYMLAVSQQLSTEENDENNAGTGFELDDLSLLSHSDDEDARVRERDSFELREDVNGALPPSYESAQAHDHHQPVERTDSNTLFELGDESDEEDRHSDDRLRGKNQE; encoded by the coding sequence ATGAAAGTCCTCATACCGTTATTATTGGTCTGTCAATTGCTTTTGGGATGTGCAGCTAATAGAGCTGTATATGACGATAGTTTAAATTCACAGGTTTGTGTGGGTATGTATTCTAAGCATGATTGGGGTGGAAGTTACAAGCCtcaaatcaacttgaagttgtcaagGTTCGGAAAAGATAAGTataagaagaacaagaaaattTCAGAACAACCACACactgaagatatcaagatGACATACATTATTTTCGAGTACCAAGATTTTCACAGCATTGGTTACCATTTCGATGATGGCCAAGTTAAATATATTTGCGATGATACGGCTATTAACAGCTTGGGTATTTGTGACCAAAAGCAGAAGGGCAAATTCATTATCAATAACAACAGTACCAAAAATACCATTTTAACGAACCAATTGACACATTTGGGCCAGGCAAATTTTTCTTATCCGATTAACGAAACTGGATTTTACTGTGTCTCTACATTTGTGGAAGATGAAACCATTAAATATAATGGGATCATTAATTTTCAAAATGCCTTTGGTCAGTTGAGTGCCAGTGAAATTCCCAAACTCCCAGCATATGGAATATTGACCTTACTATATGCTATTGCCATTGGATTGTTTggattccaattcttcaagaagagaaaggCGAATCAAATCTTGCCTTTGCAACGTTATCTTTTGGCCatgttggggttgttgaCCTTTGATACTTTGGTTGTATGGTCATACTATGATTTATTGAACAGGTCCAAAAACCCTCTGTCGGGTTTTGTTATCTTTTACATGGCATTCTTGTCGATTTTGAATTccttgaaattgactttttcattcTTCCTTTTGCTTTGCATTGCTTTAGGATATGGAGTTGTGGTGGTCAAATTGGACAAAAAGATAATGTTGAAGTGTAAAATCCTAGCTGGGTTCCACTTTGTCGCCTCTTTATTATACTTGTTTTCCAGTTACTACAATGATTCTGTTGCTTCCATCAACTCTACTTCGTcgtttgatgatgattcaTCGGATGAATTGTTAGCATTACTACCATTGATCCCTGTTACAGTCACTTTGTGTATCTATTATGCCATGATTTTGATCTCAATTAAGAAAACTACTgccaatttgaacaagcaAAGACAAGtgatcaaattgaaatTATATGAAAGTTTATTCCGGATCATATTTttatctttcttcttgacattTGCTGGTATACTTGTTGCTAgtttcattttcttgagcATGTCAACTACACAGCTCATTGAACAGAGTTGGAAGAGTAcctttttcatctttgaatTCGCCCCAAGTGTTATTTacttcatcattttcatgGGTATTGCTTGGTTGTGGAGACCAACTGAAACAAGCTATATGTTGGCAGTCAGTCAACAATTAAGTACTGAAGAAAACGATGAAAACAATGCTGGAACAGGATTCGAATTGGATGACTTATCGTTATTAAGTCATAgcgatgatgaagatgctCGAGTTCGTGAAAGAGACAGCTTTGAATTGAGAGAAGATGTCAACGGTGCTCTTCCACCAAGCTACGAAAGTGCACAGGCTCAtgatcatcaccaaccgGTTGAGAGAACTGACAGTAATACTTTGTTTGAGTTGGGTGATgaaagtgatgaagaagatagACATAGCGATGACAGATTGAGAGGGAAAAATCAAGAATAA
- the SNX4 gene encoding intercellular trafficking and secretion (COG:U; BUSCO:EOG09261PNZ; EggNog:ENOG503NWUV) has product MSEDQFSSVRLDRGSKIIANDPIDEENDPSDSDMLGFDGATPSSPGQQHEHVNTEVTHSIDNNENTAQKSSSSPTSSLILSTSNVDATLQSNDRDPQLAVDDGLMGDDGNSGENEDRISKLAEHETQMNEYFEKYFIKATVSEPIRDVDQSSKPFISYLVTTETDNPSLIKLTTKVTETQIKVSVRRRYGDFRNLYHCLNNDFPFLLIPPLPSKSNLKYLTGDTFSQEFVHKRLNSLNRFIKFINGHKILSQSSVYHLFLSDSNDWLSFSKNIKISNISDVEKEQSFTSNMVNKVVNEELIAETVMNFLTPSKHKKETNKEILEITDKLKKMYENLLKLDKIFARLSKKNSDLSIDYHLFSQQIEKLAVVNETCNTDLVSINDNFKFFAECLNQYSENWSKSFTFINESFLTSLKDCSKYIVNLTNLIELQHNKKIDLQVLQEYLDKARNELNSFPATSSGQGTHRLPPSPIKNKTGGIVNNTTQLIRDTLSTSANGNISSSNTETKRAKLEAKVHQLEHEVELQTNLVQELINKITNEEYPNWDKFNKTELKSSMLELCDNQIDFYKGLVDNWNDTESKLMKRINELT; this is encoded by the coding sequence ATGTCTGAAGACCAGTTTAGTTCTGTGCGTTTAGATAGGGGCAGTAAAATTATTGCTAATGACcccattgatgaagaaaatgatcCATCGGATAGCGATATGTTAGGTTTTGACGGGGCTACACCGAGCTCCCCAGGACAGCAACACGAGCATGTCAATACAGAAGTAACCCATTCTATTGATAATAATGAGAATACAGCACAAAAGAGTTCTAGCAGTCCAACTAGCCTGTTGATACTTTCCACAAGCAATGTCGATGCCACTTTACAATCTAATGATCGTGACCCTCAATTAGCCGTTGACGATGGATTGATGGGAGATGACGGCAACAGTGgagaaaatgaagataGAATCAGTAAGCTTGCGGAACATGAAACTCAGATGAACGAATACTTTGAGAAATACTTCATTAAAGCTACTGTTAGTGAGCCTATCAGAGACGTTGACCAATCTTCTAAGCCATTCATTTCTTATTTGGTTACTACGGAAACTGATAATCCTTCATTGATAAAGTTGACCACTAAAGTGACCGAAACCCAAATCAAGGTATCAGTCAGAAGGCGGTATGGAGACTTCAGAAATTTATACCATTGCTTGAATAATGATTTCCCCTTCCTTTTGATTCCTCCATTGCCTTCAAAGCTGAACTTAAAGTATTTGACTGGTGACACTTTCAGCCAAGAATTTGTTCACAAGAGACTCAATTCGTTGAATAGGtttatcaagttcatcaacgGTCATAAAATCCTCTCCCAGCTGTCGGTGTACCATTTATTTTTGAGTGATTCAAATGATTGGTTGAGCTTCAGCAAGAATATTAAGATAAGCAATATcagtgatgttgaaaaggAGCAATCTTTCACCTCTAATATGGTGAACAAGGTTGTCAACGAAGAGTTGATTGCTGAAACCGTGATGAACTTCCTCACACCTTCTAAGCATAAGAAAGAGACTAACAAGGAAATCTTGGAGATAACAGATAAGTTAAAAAAGATGTACGAAAACTTGCTCAAGTTAGATAAGATTTTTGCTAGATTGAGCAAGAAGAATAGTGATTTGAGCATAGACTACCACCTTTTCCTGCAACAAATCGAAAAGCTTGCAGTGGTGAATGAAACTTGTAATACTGATTTGGTTTCTATCAATgataacttcaagttctttgcTGAATGTTTAAACCAATACCTGGAAAATTGGTCAAAGTCATTTACGTTTATAAACGAGTCATTCTTGACGTCGTTAAAGGACTGTTCAAAATATATTGTtaatttgaccaatttgatCGAGCTTCAGCATAACAAGAAAATTGATTTGCAGGTATTACAAGAGTATTTGGACAAGGCCAGGAATGAATTGAATTCATTTCCTGCTACATCTAGTGGTCAAGGAACACATCGGTTACCTCCATCGCCTATTAAGAACAAGACTGGTGGAATTGTCAATAATACCACTCAACTAATTCGTGACACTTTGTCAACATCTGCCAATGGAAATATCAGCTCTTCCAATACTGAAACTAAAAGAGCTAAATTAGAAGCCAAAGTCCATCAATTGGAACACGAAGTAGAACTTCAAACTAATCTAGTACAGGAGCTAATCAAtaaaatcaccaatgaAGAATATCCCAATTGGgataagttcaacaaaactgAATTGAAATCGAGTATGTTAGAGCTTTGTGACAATCAAATAGATTTCTACAAAGGATTGGTTGATAATTGGAACGATACTGAATCCAAACTTATGAAAAGGATAAACGAACTAACATAA
- the DCW1 gene encoding hydrolase 76 protein (CAZy:GH76; EggNog:ENOG503NXU9; COG:G) encodes MRASYVRLYSAALVLLSTLIEGLYLDPDNFTSLQEATALISDGILDYYAGTTKGGTIGTFVWPYYWWEAGGVWGGMIDYTILMKNDTYTSLIKEAMTYQTGDDNNYIPLNQSTTEGNDDQGFWGLAAMGAAERNFSNPSDPSKAWLTLAQAVFNTMSARWDESSCGGGLRWQIFQWNSGYDYKNSVSNGCLFNIGARLARFTSNDSYIEWCERVWDWMYGAGFMTEGTWWLVYDGAEIDGNCTNMTKYVWSYNQGLMMSGAAYLYNYTEDPKWLERTENLLVGAKVFFDDDVMYERTCQGSNNCNQDQRSFKAYLSRFMGQTAVMAPSTYDVVMNYLTTSALAAARSCSGGSDGHTCGLDWTNTTGWDGTWGLGEQLCALEVITQLRVGDVDPPYTADNGGSSLGNPAAGYGTVVSDATPLTLGTKDKAGAGIITAVIGVSIVASTVWLVL; translated from the coding sequence ATGCGTGCTAGTTACGTTCGCTTGTACTCGGCAGCATTGGTATTACTCTCTACCTTGATAGAAGGGCTTTATCTAGATCCTGATAACTTCACTAGTCTTCAAGAAGCAACTGCGCTTATTAGTGATGGTATATTGGATTATTATGCGGGTACTACTAAGGGTGGAACTATTGGAACGTTCGTGTGGCCTTACTATTGGTGGGAAGCAGGTGGAGTTTGGGGTGGTATGATAGACTACAcaatattgatgaaaaatgACACATACACTTCACTTATTAAAGAAGCCATGACATATcaaactggtgatgataacAATTATATTCCTTTAAATCAATCTACCACCGAGGGTAATGATGATCAAGGGTTCTGGGGATTGGCTGCCATGGGTGCAGCCGAAAggaacttttcaaatcCCTCTGATCCATCAAAGGCTTGGTTAACTTTAGCCCAGGCGGTGTTCAATACCATGTCAGCAAGATGGGATGAATCTTCATGTGGTGGAGGTTTAAGATGGCAAATTTTCCAATGGAACTCAGGGTATGATTACAAGAACTCAGTTTCTAATGGATGTCTTTTTAACATTGGTGCCCGGTTAGCTCGGTTTACTTCTAATGATTCTTATATTGAATGGTGTGAACGCGTTTGGGATTGGATGTACGGTGCTGGTTTTATGACTGAAGGAACTTGGTGGTTAGTGTATGATGGTGCTGAAATTGATGGAAATTGTACCAATATGACCAAGTATGTGTGGTCTTACAATCAAGGGTTGATGATGTCTGGTGCTGCTTACTTGTACAATTACACAGAGGATCCCAAGTGGCTAGAAAGAACCGAGAACTTGTTAGTTGGTGCCAAggtcttctttgatgatgatgttatGTATGAACGGACATGTCAAGGATCCAATAATTGTAACCAGGATCAACGGTCTTTCAAGGCATATTTATCGAGGTTCATGGGACAGACTGCGGTGATGGCCCCTTCCACTTACGATGTTGTCATGAACTATTTGACAACATCAGCATTGGCTGCAGCTAGATCGTGTTCGGGTGGTAGTGATGGACATACTTGTGGTTTGGATTGGACCAACACAACCGGGTGGGATGGTACTTGGGGACTTGGTGAACAATTGTGTGCATTGGAAGTGATAACCCAATTaagagttggtgatgttgatcCTCCTTATACTGCTGATAATGGTGGCTCATCTCTCGGAAATCCAGCCGCCGGTTATGGTACTGTAGTTTCGGACGCGACTCCGTTGACCTTGGGAACCAAAGATAAGGCTGGTGCCGGTATCATCACCGCTGTTATTGGTGTTTCTATAGTAGCTTCAACTGTTTGGTTGGTTCTTTGA
- a CDS encoding uncharacterized protein (COG:S; EggNog:ENOG503PHMI): protein MAEVRRCRRCKRKRMDDEPPEVKQYKTCAKCRIIERQKKKSRKPLAEETMIYGMKQFQQQSSNSNFSHDDIFMDDELFSKKKYDSNANMNMNSNQYQYQYQYSYPNGNGAAGTNGNIGINGVAGSATMAGSADTNYAYGNNFDGGRLGGANGVGIPQSIPLTTNNYHLQNLNYQQIAQRALPVQSTNLPKNNDKSPKFCDICNEKLDLNEEISVHYNLCLNCYADPFKLYNAFDDYNEFLKKVGENNSKNVINHIFLKQIDKNFVDNLNSMNKVINVETQFREFILDNLKKIYIEPIIASSGYEFTLISSNVNELSSTSPTVNDSNQYQYKDTKPIKAYFKCLKEINNKISCESNLFLDYSLFNNFLKIKYNHKVHNFFLTYPLRFINILYEIYNGVKESSSDPSKVGFNPYTGEIVLEELTNKLGDYEDEFKTIINAINKEDFINEFHHLGDIFESHKNKLLTKELSEPPKPSDDTSNGGGRHDANEDDDEGKEDNSSKLEDGEEDEGELSGINGNVLDTEQSNDGIDKILDPAFE, encoded by the coding sequence ATGGCCGAAGTAAGAAGATGTCGTCGTTGtaagagaaagagaatgGATGATGAGCCTCCTGAGGTTAAACAATACAAAACTTGTGCCAAATGTAGAATCATTGAAAGgcaaaagaaaaagctGAGAAAACCTTTGGCAGAGGAAACCATGATCTATGGGATGAAACAATTTCAACAGCAAAGTCTGAACCTGAACTTCTCACACGATGATATATTCATGGATGATGAATTGTTCtccaaaaagaagtatGACAGCAATGCCAATATGAATATGAATTCTAATCAATACCAATACCAATATCAATATTCCTATCCAAACGGTAATGGTGCTGCTGGAACCAATGGTAACATAGGTATTAATGGAGTTGCTGGATCTGCCACCATGGCTGGGTCTGCTGATACAAATTACGCGTATGGTAATAACTTTGATGGTGGAAGATTGGGAGGTGCTAATGGAGTTGGAATTCCTCAATCAATTCCTTTAACCACCAATAACTATCACTTGCAGAATTTGAACTATCAACAAATTGCTCAAAGAGCCTTACCGGTCCAATCTACAAACTTACCAAAAAACAATGATAAAAGCCCAAAGTTTTGTGATATCTGtaatgaaaaattggacttgaatGAGGAGATTTCTGTACATTATAACCTATGTCTCAACTGTTATGCCGATCCCTTCAAGCTATACAATGCTTTTGATGACTACAAtgaatttttgaagaaagtggGTGAAAACAACTCCAAAAATGTGATTAATCACATCTTTTTGAAACAAATTGACAAGAACTTCGtggacaacttgaactctaTGAATAAGGTGATAAATGTTGAAACACAGTTCAGAGAGTTTATTTTGgataatttgaaaaagatttATATCGAACCCATTATTGCTAGTTCGGGATATGAATTTACTTTAATATCGTCTAATGTGAACGAATTGAGCtcaacatctccaactgTCAATGACTCGAATCAATATCAGTACAAAGACACCAAGCCTATCAAAGCATActtcaagtgtttgaaagaaatcaacaataAGATCAGCTGTGAatccaacttgtttttggactATAGCTTATTTAAtaactttttgaaaatcaagTACAATCATAAAGTGCATAACTTCTTCCTCACATACCCATTGCGGTTTATCAACATACTATATGAGATATACAATGGCGTcaaagaatcttcttctgacCCTTCAAAAGTTGGATTCAACCCTTATACTGGAGAAATTGTATTGGAGGAATTAACCAATAAGCTCGGCGACTACGAAGATGAGTTTAAAACTATTATCAATGCTatcaacaaagaagatttcatcaatgaatTCCATCATTTGGGGGACATTTTTGAGAGTcacaagaacaagttaCTTACCAAAGAGTTGAGTGAACCACCTAAGCCCTCGGACGACACCTCTAATGGAGGTGGAAGACACGATGCCaatgaagacgatgacgaAGGCAAGGAAGATAATAGCAGTAAGTTggaagatggtgaagaagatgaaggtGAATTGAGTGGAATTAATGGCAATGTACTTGACACCGAACAATCCAATGACGGAATCGATAAGATACTTGACCCGGCTTTTGAATGA
- a CDS encoding uncharacterized protein (EggNog:ENOG503NU6R; BUSCO:EOG09264881; COG:F), producing the protein MSKSFVRSIKNVANGYSSVQILVRKATSNDSTGPTTYDMEEISSYTYQSQTDFLEIMDMLDRRLNDKGKNWRHVAKSLTVLDYLVRFGSEKCVMWAKDNLYIVKTLREFVHFDEGNNDQGAIIRVKAKELVSLLRDDDRLAHERSLAAKANGSRGDDRRRGRRNTQSRQEEPYDNDLERALELSRLTAEQEVNQRNRNQDQEDPDLQAALKLSLEEEEMRKLKNQQNDNLLDLDDGPSYYQQQQPQYYMATGYYQQPQQYGQQYDMFGNPIQNQMMTGYYQQQPSQPQFTGFNYQPQKQPQESLQPLQTGSNNPFAMGSSQAQPQSQTLNDLAQSQQQPQQPQFFTQPTSQSTQKLQSQNTSSSKFGDHSHPELNNLLAQGTGIDTFGNTGDARVAHHYTKGASFLTSSGTGIQQTDKALYAHTGNPFIPQQTAQPGQNPSSAPQAQRQQPVYTGYGFGNAAPSNSAPNQRTDGPSLIDI; encoded by the coding sequence ATGTCTAAATCGTTTGTTCGGTCCATTAAGAATGTGGCCAATGGCTATTCTTCTGTTCAAATCTTGGTCAGAAAGGCCACTTCAAATGATTCAACAGGCCCCACCACCTATGATATGGAAGAAATAAGTTCATACACTTATCAATCTCAGACAGATTTTTTGGAAATCATGGACATGTTAGACAGGAGACTTAATGATAAGGGTAAAAACTGGAGACACGTGGCAAAATCTTTGACTGTGTTAGACTACTTGGTAAGGTTTGGATCAGAAAAGTGTGTAATGTGGGCTAAGGACAATTTGTACATCGTCAAGACCTTAAGAGAGTTTGTTCACTTTGACGAAGGAAATAACGATCAAGGTGCAATAATAAGAGTCAAGGCCAAGGAATTGGTAAGTCTTTTGAGAGATGATGACAGATTGGCTCACGAGAGACTGTTGGCTGCCAAAGCCAATGGTTCTAGAGGAGATGATAGAAGACGGGGTAGAAGAAATACTCAATCTAGACAGGAAGAACCTTATGATAACGACTTGGAAAGAGCATTGGAATTGTCAAGATTGACTGcagaacaagaagtcaaCCAAAGAAATAGAAACCAAGATCAAGAGGATCCAGATTTGCAAGCGGCCCTTAAATTGTCcttggaggaggaagaaaTGAGAAAGCTCAAGAATCAGCAAAATGATAATTTATTGGATTTGGATGATGGTCCTTCGTACtaccaacaacagcaaccCCAATATTACATGGCCACCGGATACtatcaacaacctcaaCAATATGGTCAGCAATATGATATGTTTGGTAATCCAATACAGAACCAGATGATGACCGGATACTATCAGCAGCAACCCTCTCAACCTCAGTTCACCGGTTTCAACTACCAGCCCCAGAAGCAACCCCAAGAACTGTTGCAGCCCTTACAAACCGGCTCTAACAATCCGTTTGCCATGGGTTCTTCGCAAGCCCAACCTCAGTCTCAAACCTTGAACGATTTGGCTCAACTGCAgcaacaaccacaacaaccTCAATTCTTCACTCAACCAACCTCTCAATCAACTCAAAAGTTACAATCTCAGAAcacatcatcatccaagtttggtgatcaTTCTCACCCTGAATTGAATAATCTTTTAGCGCAAGGAACAGGTATTGACACTTTTGGTAATACCGGTGATGCAAGGGTAGCACATCACTACACAAAGGGAGCTTCTTTTCTCACCTCCAGTGGAACTGGGATCCAACAAACTGACAAGGCTTTGTACGCTCATACGGGAAACCCTTTCATTCCTCAACAAACCGCTCAACCAGGTCAAAATCCTTCATCGGCTCCTCAAGCTCAAAGACAGCAACCAGTATACACGGGCTATGGTTTTGGAAATGCTGCCCCCTCGAACTCGGCTCCCAATCAAAGAACAGATGGTCCAAGCTTGATTGATATCTGA
- the ESC4 gene encoding regulator of Ty1 Transposition (EggNog:ENOG503NXVY; COG:L): protein MFKGLNALIVKSEGFQDPKKVDRLQLSIENNGGITYIKNAHDSEDYLEKYDINHIITRTQEFIEYSTARDSMIPITTPDWVHKSTATGKALHVTKFNPDPKSFLKECFICIGDDIPNSDKEIIYGGVKAFGGMYLDMLTSYTTHLITTDLENDKSILACSSEVDIKIVTPNWIDDCFKMGRKVSEKEYYLEVDNLADNEQNQLIINECQANVDNMLSFNTSFFNDKKFYISADYMLSKNLRGAINALILKNGGKISSKFTDSIDTYIGKYRHGKEYNASVKNSGIIIGNLQWFYTVVLTNKWILPTNSQLLHYPIPSKPLTAFKNLKISVTNYSHEARYYLSKLITIMGGTFTKNLTKDNDFLIVGKPTGNKYYAAHDKWVVDGEQLVKTVNHLWLEECFANWQVMDHVNPKYTHLGYVSGHGVTRLIGRTKLKTKVLRDWIDFDVDDSMDDGILQPSVEEETDYSNEDEEKIQEERTEVSADSGGLHEAQESENNKAGKEQEYEEASQEQGSSSCVEKNSPNLQKESLAVGVNTSTPPNKRGRSAKTKAAMKLHDDMEDLVKHQKMLKSSKNLTGYMRELEHTSSKRPNSQDKENITPVSKKQKAFTPEKTASQLSMVAIMTGCESEVDLTREDIANLKNYGIKISSGAGKINCLIAPRILRTEKFLSSLGKVDFILHPRLLIDLKYLLGRGESPEIEIQDYRLDKIISVSEANEQLGYSDEELEEVNGIEQILHSPRGQLFEGYKLNLSANLNGGFEVLSRILLSHGVEELKLVNKTISSQKNLLESDGDKILIVNKTKDAKLIKSLPKNCTFVEWDWCVKSIFKQKIEPFDKYIAN from the coding sequence ATGTTTAAAGGCTTGAATGCATTGATTGTAAAGCTGGAAGGCTTTCAGGACCCGAAAAAAGTTGATAGATTACAGTTATCTATCGAAAATAACGGAGGCATCACGTATATTAAGAATGCCCACGATAGTGAGGATTATTTGGAGAAGTATGATATCAATCATATTATTACTAGAACCCAAGAGTTCATAGAGTATAGCACAGCTAGAGACTCGATGATCCCCATTACTACTCCAGACTGGGTCCACAAAAGTACTGCAACAGGGAAAGCACTTCACGTTACCAAGTTTAACCCGGATCCAAAGTCCTTTCTCAAGGAGTGCTTTATTTGcattggtgatgacatACCAAACAGCGACAAAGAAATAATTTATGGCGGAGTGAAAGCTTTTGGAGGCATGTATTTGGATATGCTAACCAGTTATACAACTCATTTGATAACCActgatcttgaaaatgacaaATCGATCTTAGCTTGCAGCAGTGAGGTAGACATCAAGATTGTGACTCCAAACTGGATAGACGATTGCTTCAAAATGGGAAGAAAGGTGTCCGAAAAAGAATACTACTTAGAGGTGGATAATTTAGCAGACAATGAGCAAAATCAATTAATTATCAACGAATGTCAGGCCAATGTGGATAATATGCTTAGCTTTAACACAAGTTTCTTTAATGATAAAAAGTTCTATATTTCGGCTGACTACATGctttcaaagaaccttAGAGGAGCTATTAATGCCCTtatattgaagaatggGGGaaagatatcttcaaagtttACCGACAGCATTGATACTTATATCGGGAAGTATAGGCACGGGAAAGAGTATAATGCGAGTGTCAAGAATAGTGGAATAATCATTGGAAACCTACAGTGGTTTTATACTGTTGTATTGACCAATAAGTGGATACTTCCCACTAATTCCCAGCTTTTGCATTACCCAATCCCATCAAAGCCGTTAACTGCTTTCAAAAATCTCAAAATTTCGGTAACTAATTATAGTCACGAAGCCAGATATTACTTGTCCAAATTGATTACCATTATGGGCGGCACCTTCACGAAGAACTTGACTAAAGATAATGATTTTCTTATTGTAGGAAAACCTACTGGTAACAAATACTATGCAGCTCACGATAAATGGGTAGTTGATGGTGAGCAACTTGTTAAGACAGTTAACCATCTCTGGCTAGAAGAATGCTTTGCAAATTGGCAAGTCATGGACCACGTAAACCCCAAGTATACTCACCTTGGATATGTCAGTGGTCATGGGGTAACGAGGCTCATAGGAAGAACTAAATTGAAAACGAAAGTGTTAAGGGACTGgattgattttgatgttgatgacaGTATGGATGACGGGATTCTTCAACCTTCAGTCGAAGAAGAGACCGATTATTCCaatgaagacgaagagaAAATCCAGGAGGAAAGAACTGAGGTTTCGGCAGACTCAGGAGGGTTGCACGAAGCCCAAGAATCGGAGAATAACAAAGCAggaaaagaacaagaataTGAAGAAGCATCTCAAGAGCAAGGTAGCTCTTCTTGTGTCGAAAAAAATTCGCCTAATCTTCAGAAAGAATCACTAGCTGTGGGCGTTAACACATCAACCCCCCCTAATAAGAGAGGTAGAAGTGCTAAGACAAAGGCAGCAATGAAGTTGCATGATGATATGGAAGATCTTGTCAAACACCAGAAAATGCTCAAAAGCTCTAAGAACTTGACCGGATATATGAGGGAGTTGGAACACACTTCAAGCAAGAGACCAAATTCCCAAGATAAAGAAAACATAACTCCTGTTAGCAAGAAACAAAAGGCATTTACTCCTGAGAAGACTGCCAGTCAGTTGAGTATGGTTGCCATAATGACTGGATGCGAAAGTGAAGTGGATTTGACCAGAGAAGATATCgccaatttgaaaaattatGGGATCAAAATCTCTTCAGGAGCTGGTAAGATTAACTGTTTGATAGCTCCAAGGATTTTACGAACAGAAAAGTTTTTAAGCAGTTTGGGCAAAGTGGATTTTATTTTGCACCCAAGACTTTTGATTGATTTAAAGTACCTATTAGGTAGAGGGGAAAGTCCAGAAATTGAGATACAAGATTATCGTTTGGACAAGATTATTCTGGTTTCAGAAGCCAatgaacaacttggatatctggatgaagagcttgaagagGTAAATGGCATTGAGCAAATACTACATAGCCCCAGAGGACAACTTTTCGAAGGTTATAAGTTAAATTTATCTGCCAATTTGAATGGAGGCTTCGAAGTTTTGTCAAGAATTCTATTGAGCCATGGAGTAGAAGAGTTGAAACTTGTAAATAAGACTATCAGTAGTCAGAAGAACCTTCTTGAATCGGATGGCGATAAAATTCTAATTGTTAACAAGACTAAAGATGCCAAATTAATCAAGTCTTTGCCGAAGAATTGTACATTCGTTGAATGGGACTGGTGTGTGAAATCTATATTCAAGCAAAAGATTGAACCTTTTGATAAATATATTGCCAACTGA